In Antechinus flavipes isolate AdamAnt ecotype Samford, QLD, Australia chromosome 3, AdamAnt_v2, whole genome shotgun sequence, a genomic segment contains:
- the LOC127557885 gene encoding keratin-associated protein 20-2-like yields the protein MCYYGSYYGGLGYGYGSGYGCGCGSYRGLGYGYGSCGCRGLGYGGYGYGGLGYGGYGYGCCRPSCCGRYSSYGFY from the coding sequence ATGTGCTACTACGGCAGCTACTATGGAGGCCTGGGCTATGGCTATGGCTCTGGTTATGGCTGTGGATGTGGCAGCTACCGTGGCCTAGGCTATGGCTATGGCAGCTGTGGCTGTAGAGGCCTGGGCTATGGTGGCTATGGCTATGGAGGCCTGGGTTATGGTGGCTATGGCTATGGCTGCTGCCGCCCATCTTGCTGTGGAAGGTATTCTTCTTATGGCTTCTACTGA